The nucleotide sequence ATGGCGCCGGGCGTCGCGCTGGCGCAGCAGATGGGCCACGGCGAGCCGGGCGGCGTCGTCGCCGTCTTTTTCGGCGACGGCGCGGCGTGCGAGGGCATCTTCCACGAGGCGGTGAACCTCGCCGTCCAGTGGGAGCTGCCCCTGCTCTTCGTGTGCGAGAACAACCAGTGGCAGGCCTTCGTGCATCGCCTCGAAACCATGCGCGACGACGCCATCGCCTCGTGGGCGCGCGGGCACGGTCTGCCGGTGGAGCGCGTCGACGGCAACGACGTCGACGCGGTGCGCGCCGCGGCGGTCCGCGCGGTCACCGGCATCCGCGCGGACGGAAGGCCGCGGTTCCTGGAGCTCGTCACCTATCGCCTGCGCGGTCACGTGGAGCCCGACGATCAATCGTACGTCGATGCGACCGAGCTTGCGCGCTGGCGCGAGCGCGACCCGATCGGCGTCCAGACCGCGCGCCTGGTCGCCGAAGGCGTCGTCGACGCCGCCGGCCTCGCCGCCCTGAAGCGCCGGATCGACGAGCGCCTCGACGCCGCGCTGGCGTTCGCCCACGCCAGCCCCTGGCCCGCGTCCGAAACCCTGACCGA is from Sulfurifustis variabilis and encodes:
- a CDS encoding thiamine pyrophosphate-dependent dehydrogenase E1 component subunit alpha yields the protein MSPSKTSSDSDQDGLRRLETMMLIRAYEERLAELQRNGAPGTCTSVGQEACAVGVIEALDARDRIVTNHRSAGHLLARGAEPGRLYAEVLGRRDGYCGGRSGSLHISASALGVVLTSTIVGGELSMAPGVALAQQMGHGEPGGVVAVFFGDGAACEGIFHEAVNLAVQWELPLLFVCENNQWQAFVHRLETMRDDAIASWARGHGLPVERVDGNDVDAVRAAAVRAVTGIRADGRPRFLELVTYRLRGHVEPDDQSYVDATELARWRERDPIGVQTARLVAEGVVDAAGLAALKRRIDERLDAALAFAHASPWPASETLTEHVYA